From the Trifolium pratense cultivar HEN17-A07 linkage group LG4, ARS_RC_1.1, whole genome shotgun sequence genome, the window TGTTGCTTTGCTATTTATTTGGAGTCGCTCTGTTAGGATGTTGTTGGgagaaacttttatttaattatgttgttaaatttttataacaattggGTTTTGTCATTTGATTCAGTATTTTCAATTCGAGCTTTGAAACTTAtattaatttggtttaatttttattctccGCTGCATAATTTCTAATCATTTGAGGACATAGTTACGTTGAGTAAGTGTGATatccttattaaataaataaaattaactttttcgaaaaaataaaataaaggggtaaattaagggtgttacaaCTTGGGCTTGAAGTATGGATAATGCATATgtccacctaccatatgcttaaatttcactttttaattagaaagtgagggctgcggggatcgaactctagaccacttagggtccgtttggccctacttattttccacttttttccttcttaaaagtagtaaataggtaaaagaaaaaaattgtgtttgacccaacttctcatcattttctacttctttactttatttctctaattattttaaggagaaatagagtcaaatacaattttctacttctctatttcttttgaggagaaatagaaaagtagaaaataagtagggcCAAACGGGGCCTTACTCATAGAGGCTCTGGTATCAtatcaaataaccgattatcccaaaagcttaagctgttaggatagagccacatcaatgattttatattatttctaacaaataCTCTCTTGTTTTACCTGACCTATTTCCTCCATGATTCCCTTCATCCAAATGGCCTGACTAGCAGCTCCAGCAGCAGCCACAAACTCAACTACAATAGTAGAGAGGATCACTATTGGTTGTAGATTTCGGACTTTAAGACCGAGTAGAGAAGTTATTAAGGAAGTAACTTTGTGTGCATCAAGAGTAACTCGAGGTATATCAATGGTGAGCCTTTTTATTTCTATTAGATGATAATAACTAGATTTGTGAAGTAATGTGGCGACTACATCTAAAAGTGAATATGATGGGTTTGGATTTTGACGAAGATAATAACAAGTTTGAAAATCAAAGACGGATAAGTAGGTCCACAAGGAATTTGGGTTCTCTCCATTTATTATCCCTCCATTTATTCTCCATttggagagagatagacacattaAGAATTAGTGGGACCCATTAAAAGTGGGTCCCACTAATTTGTGGAccccactaatttttttttgtgtctatctctctctaaaTGGAGAGATAACAAATGGAGAGAATCTAAACTCGTCCACAAGTACCTCCACTTTTTTGATAATATTGAAGTTTTGATAGCATCTTCggtatataaaaaagaaagaatatgaaCGAGAACATTATCGGGTTAGTCACTGATTATGTGTTTATGCCTTTTGATTGATGCATTATTGGATACCATGCTGCTGCTAATTTCTTcaatcttcttcctcttcttctcaaacataattaattaatcgtCTTAATTTCAGAAAAACACTTATTCAGAATCAAATCATTGAGGGAGAATTAGTTaagtttttaaatttaaatgattGTAGGGTAAAATCATTCATACCTTTGCTGCCACGATACGGTTACTGAGCGGGATCTCTGTGCAGAAACTGCGGCTCTTAAATAAGAGAAAGGACCAGGTTACTCCTAATCCTCAACTTTCATCTATCTATACCTATAGAGAgatcatacaaaaaaaaatacttggtGTGACCTTTTTATAATATCAACTAGTCCTGAGCATCGGTCGGGTTCGGGCCGAAAATCACTAAATCGATAAAAACcgcaaccatttaatttggacccaatTCCGACCGTCTATATCTTCGGTTTGTTCGGGTTCGGGTCATACGGGTGGCGGGTTGAACGGGTCGGTTATTACGGGTTAGAtcgaaactttgtttacatctaaaactcctccattatccaaaaattcctaattttcgaatagtttaatacctcgtacacaatgcaacaaaagatagacgaagtaaattaaaaaacaaagagggtaagatgcagttactttctttcaatatgtagatctaaagacaataaaatattaagtagaagagacgtagaaattaaaatagatctagaatatatattagaatatatTTCCGACCTTCTTTAtcaccatattattaattataagctttgtaaaatataatatttttatcttttatcaaagagggataaaaataacaaagagaagagtATATTAGATTGAAagggagagaaggaaaaaaattaatttgcaaaaaACCACTTAAAAAAACGAAAGAAATagtataataaaaagaaaattgcaaAAATAACTTTACTAATTTGGTGTTACTgcttaaaaaaagaagaaatagtATCATTCTTCTCTTTGGTGCAAGCAAAACAATCGATAAAACGCAGCGTTTTGGCCCAATTCGTTTGATCTTAGCATCGTGATTGATCGTCCCTCTTCCCTAATTCACCGCGTCGACACCGTCACCGGCAAAGCTATTCACCGTTCCGTTCTTGCTCCTTCTGTAATCAGGTTACCACCTTCACTTTCTCACTTCATCCATCTCATCTtcctattttcaatttattctcaatctttctctttttcagtttcttgttcttcaatcaaatttttAGGTATTTTTCGTTTAAATAAAAGTCACAAATTTATGCTCTTATGCAATTTTGGTTGTTGAAACTTGAATTTGTTGCTAGATCTAAGATTCCGCACTGTTATTTGATTATTGTACTGAATTAGAATTATTACTGATTAGTATTACTGTATTatacaatatttaaatttagtATTATACAATAGTACTTAAATTTGACTGATTAGTTCTTCAATTCGAGAATTTGGAATttagtaataataaatattgcAATTTTATGAGATGATTGTATTTTGAGATCTGTGGCAATGGAAGCATATGCATTACCTTcaataagggtcatgctaactagtgtcccAGACACCTGTTAAGGAAGTCAAAAGTATCTATGAAGATAAACAGTTATCTAGTTTTGGTAGGAGAATACTTAGTTACAGTGCCTTAGGCACATTTCAAACTGTTCTTCATGTAACTCAATCTAAACACATTGTTTTAACCAATTTAAGTTGTATCAGTTGGCATACGAATTTTGgcagttttataaaatattagtgCAGAACCGGATACACAGTTGCTAAGGCACCGTAGGTAAGTTTTTTCGGTTCTGCTACTTGCTATTTTTTCTTGCTAGACAAATgttagtaattagttgttagGTTAATATTTTCACCTTCACTAGGTTTGAACCCCGGTTGCAGTCCTTTTAACTACTCCAACTTGTTGAACCCTTAGCTCaaactagttgagctacccTACCCCATTTTAGAAGGATTATTAACTCGATGTTGTTGTTGCTTATAGTGCTGCTCGCTAGGGTTTTAGATAAGGAGAACAACaactcaacaacaaaaatagtTATAGTTCAAGTAGCTAGCTAGGTTTCACTAGGCATATTGGGCTAGAAGTGCAGTGGTTTGTTATCACTCTACTGTTGCGCCAATGAGAATCCCTCACGTGGTGTCTTTCTTGTTTAGGACCAACGAGAATTGGGCATTCCCCCAGGCCCCATCAGTTGACTCTCAACTTGGAGGCCACATTTGCAGCCTCTGGCCCAACCCAGTGGAATCTGAACCATGTTCCACCACCTTAACTAGAAATTTGCTACTTGCTGGTTAATTTCATGGTTGTGATTAATTGCAATGATGAAATAGACAAGTCAATTGAATTAAGGACTGTCATTGAAGCTaagatataatttattttgatgtatTCTGCCTGGTAAGTGCTTCAGTCAGTGCTTTAGAGTGTACTTGATCTTTAATCTTTGTTGCCCATGCTTAGTTTTTCAATGATCCGTAAAGCATCAAGTAGTCCTTTATTCTAACATATGATATCTTCCATTCTTCTGTAAGTCATTACTAGTTATGTGCTGATTTATACTTTTATAGATAATTAAGATATAGTATTTGATTGTTTAGAAGTTATTGAGATGGTTCCTGTAGAGATGCTTAAGGGTTGATCTGTGCTAGACTTTCTAGAGAAAgctttatatgatttgtttGTCATAGTCGTTTGTTATTCTCTGCTTCTGTTAAAAGGTTAACGATCATTTgttatgatttgaaataattcgTCAGTTGAGTTGGGTTTGTTTTGCAATGCAGGGAAATGGGTTTGTGGACATTACTTGAGGGACTCCTGCTTCTGGCAAATGCTCTAGCAATATTAAATGAGGACCGCTTTCTTGTCCCTAAAGGATGGGGCTTATCAGATTTTTCAGGAGGCAGGACAAAGTCTTTCAAAGGCCAGATTATAGGTCTCATTTACGCAACTCAGTACCTACGAGTCCCTCTTATACTTTTTAACTCCGTCTTCATTATTGTAAAGTTGGTTTCTGGGTGATGTCTAAGGTGAGATGGCAATACTTATAGCTATGcacattcttttaatttttctgtGTAGATTGTAGAGTatagtaataataatcataGCAACAGCATTATAACACAGCTGCAATACATTTACAAATGGACCAAATGTAGTTAACTGGATACTGTGTTTAGTTCACTGCATGGGTCTTcagtcattttatttttcctttctggATATTGGCAACAGCATGAAATAACTTAAAGAGCAAAGCAATACTCTCTTGCACACTTATTATTAGGTAAAATTCCCGGGAATCTCTTTAGTATAGAATTGTGTCCCACGAAATAGGGAATGAAACATAATGTGATTTAGTGGTATCCGCGTGATTTTGTTTAATACAATATCAAAAGTGTGTTATAGAGTGTGCATTAGCTTATCTAGCTTGAACTTGAAGTATGGTTGTTTTGCCACTAATTGTTTTAGTTTTGAATGCTTAGCTAAATTTGGTGCTTGTTTGGCAGTTACAAGTAAATTTTTATTAGATTAAGATATAGTTTTGACcacaggaaaaataaaataaataaataaatagctGCAAACTTACCTAGTTGGTTATAGTGAAGTTCAAATCTAAAGCTAGCTTGTTCAGCAAACCTTAAGCAACTAATGTCTACCTTAACATTTTTGTCTCCCATCTTCCATTCTCACACACAGTTTGAAGAGAATAtggttgtttattttttatagtaaagGGATCATGCTGTGAAGTATAAGGAAGTAACATAATGTCTAGCACTGATGTTTATTTTTATCATCTTAATGGTTGCAGGTGCTGGAAGTTTACATCGCATGATTTCAAgtttatttaggtaggaaaatTTGAGAAATTCTATTGTAAGAATACCCGTTAAAAAGTACCTCTTTTGGGATTTTAATCCATTGATATTATTAGTCACAAAATCACGCTTGCTACAATGTCAATATGTAGTGAGAAATGGAGATCATTATTATTGATTTTAGCTGGGTGGGTACTGTATTCATTTTCTAAGATTTAATTAAAATAGGCCAATTTGCTTGTATTATCTTTTACTTGTTTTCAATTGCTTATTGTTTGATTGGTGATGTGTTCCGAACTGATTCGGCTCGAGGAACTATGAAATTATTTGATCTATAACCATATAAATGGGCTTATAAGAAAGTCCATAATTCATTCTCAGTACCTTAGGATCTTCTGAAAGCCAAAAATTTGTATTTACTATTTACCATAACGAGTCACTTATTAAGTAAGGTTGCAAGGCATGTTTCACAAAATTTACAGGGTTATTATGCTGATGTTAAAAGTAATTCATTTTTGTAATGAAGGCATATTTGAAGCATGATAGCACGATTCATCAGCACTAGAATtgctgaaagaatatagaaTTTATTAATCATAAATCGGCGAAAACATGATAAGTTTTGGAATCTAAAGCAATAAGGCGCAGCGCTGCAATAGTTGCTGCAACAGACATGATGGCAAAGAACCAAATGTTGATCCAATGCCAAAACTTTTGAATGGAAGTTAATTTGTTCTTATTTGCCACTAGGTACATATGGTTTGCAAGAATAAATGTAAGGGGAAATGTGCTTATAGCTCCTGTGAGGCTCATGAAATCTCCAAGGAATGGCAAAAGAGCTGATACAAATGTATTCAAAGTCATGTAGCCACCTCTTACCAAGATTCTAAATGACAAGTTCTTAAAAGCAAGAGCATTCCCTTTGATCCCATGTTTGGTATCCAAATACTCATACATTGGACTTGCAAATATCTATCAGAAACAGAAGAGAGGCTATTATTAGTACACTgcacaaattcaaaaaatatttaggcTTTATTTTGATTCCTCTATTTTTCCTGATTTACAATTTTGCTTCCTCAATTTTTATAAGGAaaatgacactttttttttcctcactTGTACATTTTTAGATTGAATTTTGTTGATTAACAAGTGAGATGCTTATCTGGCAATTCAGTTGATGATGTGGCAATTTCTAGTTGcattcttattttaaaattaatttagatttcattaaaatatatattaatttatgttaCAAAAGCAACAAATTTTGATATAAAACATTGTATAGGTAGATTCTCCCTTAATAACTCATTTTCATGTCACCAACTCAGTTGTCACAAATATTTCACTTgccaaaacataaacaaataaaaaaaaaaaatgtgtatatTGGGAAAATACCAGACATTTTGAAAACTGGGGGACCAAATTCCTCGAATTAaaattgggggggggggggggggggactAAAATCGTGAGACAAGATAACAGgaaaaaactgcatttaaaccaaatattttGAAAGTAGCAAAGTATAAGTTTAGAAGTCATTACATGCAATGCAATGACTGATTGAAGAAAGGCTGTAATATTGGCCACTGCCTTCACCCAGATTGGACCATTGACATTATTCAGCAAAAACGTTTGTGTTGAAGATCCATATGCCCAGTACCCTGCAAAGGTAACCAGATATAATGGTAGAACTCCAACGGTAAACTGAAAGTATAGGGCTTTCATCATGTTCTTGACAACTGGTTGTTGAATCGTCGCCTATTAGGTTACAACCAAATAAAGTAAAAGTCACTTTAAAAATGGGAGTGTTACGAATCCACACAAATACTCTAGGGAGAAATAATATAAGCTTGCATCATATTACCTGTATCTCAGGAAGCATTCCTGTATTATATGCGAACACAAGATTTGCAGACGCCCCGATTGTTGTAAATATTTTACTTGTTGATGTTCCCGGAACACTATAATCTCGAGCTGGTGCTTTTATTCCTAACAATAAACTGTTGGTTAGTAAGCAAACTCACAGTCTCACACTTTTATCAACTTAAACATAATAGATGATGTTTACTGTAACACTAGTTATCATAATAAGATAAGAATTAACTATAATTTCTAATAATATGAACATGAATAATAGAAACCATCCACTACAGAGGCACTAGGGATCGAAAACCAAGCATTAAACATGTAAATTATTGTCTTCAGACAAGTATATTCAGTCAACGAAATGTAGCTAAGATGTACAAGGCAAATGACATATTGACAGACATGTAATGAGACAATACCATCTTTCAGTGACAGTACAAGTGCTATGACAATGTATGCGAGGCTTAAGACCGTTGAAAATCCTAGCCAAACTCCAAGAGCTGAAAGATGAGGAATACAAATGGCAAACATTGCACATACAAGTCCAGCTATGGCAATAAAATGTGGAAGCTTCATCTGATCATCATCCCTAAATAGAACATAAACGGCCTGCACAAGCACGACAATTAATCAACATGATTCAGAAAAATTCTCAAAGCAGAAGATTCATATAAACAGCATCTAATGACTGCACAAACTAAAATAGAACATAAACGACCTGCAAGAGCACGACAATTAGTCATACTTTTTGCCGAACCAGAAACAGAATAAACtgccaaaaacaacaataatcaaattttttttcattagatGAGTTTGGATCAAACAACACTGTGACACCATAACGTGAATCATGCCTAGTAACAGACCatttaaattcaaatcattCTTAATGTTTTCGCTTGCTATTGTCTTTGGTAATCTTTTACATCTAATTATTGATTTATTGGAATATTTCTATCTGATATACTCTCTTTACTATTCTTTCTATAATTCTTCTTTGCACACGCCTAAACCACATAAAGCGAGAATGTAACATCTTTTTTTTGCAATAGATATTAGCTCAACTTTCTAATGTCTTCATTACTAATCTTGTTTTCTGCAACAACTAATTCATATGACATgcaaaataattgataaaattGAACCGGTTGATGCATCATTATTGCCAAAGTCACAGAAAGGAGAAATAGATAACTTTTCAACACTAGTAATGATATAGAAAACAAGTCCCAAATCTTGAGCAGGCTAGTTGAGAaacaaaaaactcaaataaCTATTCAAAATACAAGAACTTCAAAAGTGTTCTGTTGTGGAACTAAAGTATAAGGAGAATGATGTAATTATGATTGCAATTCAGGAAAACAAAACATTTATAATTGTTTGATCATATTACTTTGTAGTGTTACCTTCAAAGCCGAACCAGCCAAAATGATGTAGCCGGTATTTATCATGAAAAGATTGACATACTGCAGAGTCCATGTCAGAGAATACGCTTTTCTACCTAAAATGAAAATGGAATACACATAAGCAACAATGCTATGCTTGTTTATACAACAAAATGACATGACAAGCAAGGTTTTAGATCACATATACATCTACATTCTTGATACTGcaaaaaattactattaaatATTGCTGATAAATTCATAATCGCAGTTGcaaatacatgaaaataatgataaaattagCATTTTGGTCCTGGAATTGTAAATGTCAAACAATTTAAGTCCCTCAATTTTTGAAATAGCAATTTAGTCCTTTAAACTAAAGAACTTTAGTCAATTTAGTACCTTAACAAAAATATCACCTTAAGAAACAtctatcaaaatcaatgaaAGACATACATATTATGTAGCATTGACATTTTTTATCAAAGGCGAGTCCGGTGTCCAACACCCACACGACACCAAACATATGATTACATTCAACTAATTTATCAGTGTCAGTGCTTCACAACCTACATATTGCTTTGAATAGTCTCATGGTACATAAAGACAAACATAGAATCTTCAAAATTGTGGCATTTATAatgaaaaaatgattaaattgattgactttctttaattttaatgactaaattttcattttgcAAATTTGAGGGACTACTCATCCGAGCCATATAATTTGTAGGACCAAAATGCTGATTTAATCCATAAAAAGCCCTGATATTCATGGCTTTGATGACAAGATATGAAAAGAAACTACCCACTCCCTTGTAGCTAGTCGTTGAGTACATGTAAGTGCAGATTTGGAATGAAAGTGAGTTTgacaaaaaatgatttttttaaccCTATAGTTCCCGGGGATGAGACCcagtaattcagagttcggcaGCAAGATAACAAGtctaacaaaaaattgttaacaCCAGGAATTGAACTTGGATTCTCCCGAACGATTCATCCTAGGGGGAGCTaattattaaccacttgagcccaatgtaTTGATCGGTAACACTTTGATTTTGTGGAAGCTACAAAGTATAGTTTTTGCTAAAATAACATTGTGCTACCGAGTTTATGCTAAAATCGCAGTGAATCAAAACATGCACTTATACTTATTATACAATTAAGGACATAGCTTACCATATACATAACCAGCAAGATCCCGGTATCTAATATGTCTTGTTCCACCAAATTCATGAAGCATAGCAATAAGAGCATTTGCATAAAGTGATATAGCAGTTGCAAGAATTAAACCAACACCACCACCTATCCAACCTAAAGGAACCATAATGGTCCCTGAATATCCAAGAACATAAGCACTATTAATTCCTGTCGTCAGAACAAACCCCACTTGAAACCATgaatctacaaaaaaaataaaaaaacatcattaaaaaacaattaatctGAAATTACTCAAAATTCAATCATGAAATTGAAGAAAGAACAAACCAGTGCTAATTTGATGAGCAGTATCTGGGATTTGAACATTTTCACCATCGTTATCAATATCAGGTAGCAGCGTTAGGCTAACCTGCTCCTCCTCTTCCTCCGATGAAAGGTTCTTCACCGCCAGCGTGAATTTTTGCTACGAcccttttgttgtttttggaagaaaaatcgATAGATGTAAAAATCggaaatgaatttttttttttttttgactaaaaaaatggGAAATGAATGTTGTTTGTAAAATCGAGTGATGAATAAGATAAATACTTCGTTAGTTGTTTCTGTTTTTGATTGCTCGTAGATAGGCATGGCAACGGaacccgtacccgcgggtacccgcccgaacccatcccgagtttgacggggaaaaaccaATTTGATTGGGTTTGggctcgggtttgggttttccccgatttcaaaacatggggatggggcgggtaacggagatattggtacccacccgaacccgtccccgaacccgcccgtttatataaaattactatattacccatatttatttatttataatgtcacagatcatataatttatctacttgagttaggatttttaatgaacaatggttcttagttatttgtttttttagcaatttcagTGAACAATGATGTAGAACATTCTTGGTTATGTGGTTGTTTTGACggtattttggaatattggtttgtaccggtactattttatggttttgata encodes:
- the LOC123920990 gene encoding immediate early response 3-interacting protein 1-like → MGLWTLLEGLLLLANALAILNEDRFLVPKGWGLSDFSGGRTKSFKGQIIGLIYATQYLRVPLILFNSVFIIVKLVSG
- the LOC123920989 gene encoding proline transporter 1-like, whose translation is MVPLGWIGGGVGLILATAISLYANALIAMLHEFGGTRHIRYRDLAGYVYGRKAYSLTWTLQYVNLFMINTGYIILAGSALKAVYVLFRDDDQMKLPHFIAIAGLVCAMFAICIPHLSALGVWLGFSTVLSLAYIVIALVLSLKDGIKAPARDYSVPGTSTSKIFTTIGASANLVFAYNTGMLPEIQATIQQPVVKNMMKALYFQFTVGVLPLYLVTFAGYWAYGSSTQTFLLNNVNGPIWVKAVANITAFLQSVIALHIFASPMYEYLDTKHGIKGNALAFKNLSFRILVRGGYMTLNTFVSALLPFLGDFMSLTGAISTFPLTFILANHMYLVANKNKLTSIQKFWHWINIWFFAIMSVAATIAALRLIALDSKTYHVFADL